One window of Brevibacillus choshinensis genomic DNA carries:
- a CDS encoding 2-oxoacid:acceptor oxidoreductase subunit alpha produces MISQLSWKVGGQQGEGIESTGEIFSMAMNRMGYHLYSYRHFSSRIKGGHTNNKIRVSTTPMRAISDDLDILVAFDQETIDFNAHELREGGIIIADAKFNPKLPDGLKEVRFLTVPLSEIADELGTSLMKNMVSIGASSAILGIPVESYRVIVEDMFLRKGEKVVEKNMDAIRRGFEFVSELTGGQLPEFQLDKADPQKQLFLIGNDAIALGAVAAGCRFMPAYPITPASEVMEYLIKKLPKLGGTVIQTEDEIAAITMAIGANFAGARSLTASAGPGLSLMMEAIGLAGITETPVVIVDTQRGGPSTGMPTKIEQSDVNAMIYGTHGDIPKVVLAPSTVEECFYDAVEAFNIAEEYQLPVILMTDLTLSLGKQTVVPFDYSQVEIRRGKLMAGQELPEKEQNDLFKRYEVTEDGISPRVIPGQKYGLHHVTGVEHDQTGRPSENAANRKAQMEKRMRKLDGVLKNFKNPVTVDAPHADADVLVVGINSTIGTIQEAKVRLEQEGVKVNHAQIRLLHPFPAEEMAALVAKAKKVVVVEHNIQGQVTNLLKQHVGNAEKIESVLKYDGNPFLPKEIYAEVKELVKHGDYERVSK; encoded by the coding sequence ATGATTAGTCAACTTTCTTGGAAAGTTGGAGGACAGCAAGGGGAGGGCATCGAGAGTACTGGTGAGATCTTCTCGATGGCGATGAACCGGATGGGCTATCATCTGTATAGCTATCGTCACTTCTCTTCCCGTATTAAGGGTGGACATACGAACAACAAAATCCGCGTAAGCACAACGCCAATGCGCGCGATTTCTGACGATCTGGACATCCTTGTAGCTTTCGACCAGGAGACGATCGATTTTAATGCGCACGAGCTGCGTGAAGGCGGCATCATCATCGCGGATGCTAAATTCAATCCAAAATTGCCAGACGGTTTGAAGGAAGTTCGCTTCTTGACCGTACCACTTAGTGAAATTGCAGATGAACTGGGAACTTCCCTGATGAAGAACATGGTGTCGATCGGTGCTTCCAGCGCGATCCTCGGTATTCCAGTGGAAAGTTACCGTGTCATTGTTGAAGATATGTTCCTCCGCAAGGGCGAAAAAGTGGTTGAAAAGAACATGGATGCCATTCGCCGTGGTTTTGAATTTGTAAGCGAACTGACTGGTGGTCAGCTGCCTGAGTTCCAATTGGACAAAGCAGACCCACAAAAACAATTGTTCCTGATCGGTAACGATGCGATCGCTCTCGGTGCAGTAGCTGCAGGTTGCCGCTTCATGCCTGCTTACCCTATTACTCCTGCTTCCGAAGTAATGGAATACCTCATTAAAAAGCTGCCTAAATTGGGTGGTACCGTTATTCAAACAGAAGACGAGATCGCTGCGATCACAATGGCAATCGGCGCTAACTTCGCTGGTGCTCGTTCCTTGACTGCATCTGCAGGTCCTGGTCTGTCCCTGATGATGGAAGCAATCGGTTTGGCTGGTATCACTGAGACTCCAGTGGTAATTGTTGACACACAACGTGGTGGTCCATCCACTGGTATGCCAACGAAAATCGAGCAATCCGATGTAAACGCTATGATCTATGGTACTCATGGTGATATTCCTAAAGTAGTTTTGGCTCCAAGTACAGTAGAAGAATGCTTCTATGATGCTGTTGAAGCCTTTAACATCGCTGAAGAATACCAACTGCCAGTAATCCTGATGACTGACTTGACTCTGTCCTTGGGCAAACAAACAGTTGTACCGTTTGATTACAGCCAAGTTGAAATCCGTCGTGGGAAACTGATGGCTGGACAAGAATTGCCTGAGAAAGAGCAAAATGACCTGTTCAAACGTTATGAAGTAACGGAAGACGGCATTTCTCCTCGCGTAATTCCTGGCCAAAAATACGGTCTGCACCATGTAACCGGTGTTGAGCATGACCAAACTGGTCGTCCATCCGAGAACGCAGCAAACCGTAAAGCTCAAATGGAAAAACGCATGCGCAAACTCGATGGCGTACTGAAAAACTTCAAAAACCCTGTAACAGTAGACGCACCTCATGCTGACGCTGATGTTCTGGTTGTTGGTATCAACTCCACAATCGGTACGATTCAAGAAGCAAAAGTTCGTCTGGAGCAAGAGGGTGTGAAGGTTAACCATGCCCAAATTCGCCTGTTGCATCCTTTCCCAGCTGAGGAAATGGCAGCACTTGTAGCAAAAGCGAAAAAGGTTGTTGTTGTCGAACACAACATCCAAGGACAAGTTACAAACCTTCTCAAACAGCACGTAGGCAACGCAGAGAAGATCGAATCCGTGCTGAAATATGACGGAAATCCGTTCTTACCAAAAGAAATTTATGCTGAAGTGAAGGAGCTGGTAAAACATGGCGACTATGAAAGAGTTTCGAAATAA
- a CDS encoding 2-oxoacid:ferredoxin oxidoreductase subunit beta: protein MATMKEFRNNVKPNWCPGCGDFSIQAAIQRAAANVGLEPEDLAVISGIGCSGRISGYINCYGFHGIHGRSLPIAQGVKMANRELTVIAAGGDGDGFAIGMGHTVHAIRRNMNVTYIVMDNQIYGLTKGQTSPRSATGFVTKSTPAGSIESSISPVELALSVGATFIAQSFSSDLKGLTELIEKGIQHEGFSLINVFSPCVTYNKVNTYDWFKENIVPVDTIEGYDAHDRIKAMATSMQYKGLLTGLIYQNTEQKSYESLVSGFKEEGLVNQDIRLSDEDFAKLVAEFA from the coding sequence ATGGCGACTATGAAAGAGTTTCGAAATAACGTTAAGCCAAACTGGTGCCCAGGCTGTGGTGACTTCTCCATTCAAGCAGCGATTCAACGCGCTGCAGCGAATGTAGGTTTGGAGCCTGAGGATCTGGCAGTTATTTCTGGTATCGGTTGTTCCGGTCGTATCTCCGGCTACATCAACTGCTATGGTTTCCACGGTATTCACGGACGTTCCCTGCCAATCGCACAAGGTGTGAAAATGGCTAACCGTGAATTGACTGTAATCGCAGCAGGTGGAGACGGTGACGGTTTCGCAATCGGTATGGGTCATACTGTACATGCTATCCGTCGTAACATGAACGTTACGTATATCGTAATGGATAACCAAATCTATGGTCTGACAAAAGGTCAAACCTCCCCGCGTTCCGCGACAGGTTTCGTGACCAAGTCTACACCAGCAGGTTCTATCGAGTCTTCCATTTCTCCAGTTGAACTGGCGCTGTCCGTTGGTGCAACATTCATTGCTCAATCGTTCTCCAGCGATCTGAAAGGCTTGACTGAGCTGATCGAAAAAGGGATCCAACATGAAGGTTTCTCTCTGATCAACGTATTCAGCCCTTGTGTTACTTACAACAAAGTAAACACCTACGATTGGTTCAAAGAGAACATCGTACCAGTAGATACAATCGAAGGTTACGATGCTCATGACCGTATCAAGGCTATGGCTACTTCCATGCAATACAAAGGCTTGCTTACAGGTCTGATCTACCAAAACACCGAGCAAAAATCTTACGAATCTCTCGTATCTGGATTCAAAGAAGAAGGCTTGGTAAATCAAGACATTCGTTTGTCTGATGAAGACTTCGCGAAACTGGTTGCAGAATTTGCATAA
- a CDS encoding YkvI family membrane protein codes for MQGSWRIAWQIAFTYIGTVVGAGFASGKEIVEFFVQYGTQGLVGILLATALFIWAGTRVMLISYRIQANSYQDVSIYLFGHPFGTVFNTLLLTVLFGTTSVMLAATGAIFWESFQLPSQVGIWISMLMIFVVTRKGLFAIHRVNSIFVPTLIAFTLLVFLYTQPWEDPILISESTRPLAWLSSPFYYVALNVTLTQAVLVPIGRHSTSEKPLIAGGVIGGLGIGLLLVLAFSSLSAKMPGIQHAEMPMIALLQGVGRGIPLLFSLLVYAEIFSTLVANVFGLAEQLRLVTRLRGPTILFGILIICYFISFIGFSSLLRFLYPLFGQLVVFFLVMLFYRQWRGRTL; via the coding sequence ATGCAAGGATCATGGAGAATCGCATGGCAGATCGCTTTTACGTACATCGGGACCGTCGTGGGAGCTGGTTTTGCCTCTGGTAAAGAAATCGTAGAATTCTTTGTTCAATATGGAACGCAAGGCTTGGTAGGAATTTTGCTCGCGACCGCATTATTTATATGGGCTGGTACGCGGGTTATGTTAATTTCCTATCGAATCCAAGCCAATTCTTACCAAGATGTCAGTATCTATTTGTTTGGTCATCCGTTTGGGACAGTCTTCAATACCCTGTTGCTGACCGTATTGTTCGGGACTACATCTGTCATGCTAGCTGCGACAGGCGCGATCTTCTGGGAATCGTTTCAATTGCCTTCCCAAGTCGGAATCTGGATCAGCATGCTCATGATTTTCGTAGTCACGAGAAAAGGGCTCTTTGCCATCCATCGAGTCAATAGTATCTTTGTTCCTACACTTATTGCCTTTACCTTACTCGTATTTCTGTACACGCAACCGTGGGAAGATCCCATCTTGATCAGCGAATCGACCCGGCCATTGGCATGGTTAAGCTCTCCCTTTTATTATGTTGCCTTAAACGTGACTCTTACACAAGCAGTTCTTGTCCCAATCGGACGCCATAGTACCAGTGAAAAGCCTTTGATCGCAGGCGGGGTCATCGGTGGACTTGGAATTGGCTTGTTGCTCGTGCTTGCCTTTTCATCCCTATCTGCAAAAATGCCCGGTATCCAGCACGCGGAAATGCCCATGATTGCTTTGCTACAGGGCGTAGGACGGGGCATTCCTCTCCTGTTTTCCTTACTTGTTTACGCGGAAATTTTCTCTACTCTCGTTGCCAACGTATTCGGACTAGCGGAACAATTGCGCCTGGTTACTCGTCTTCGCGGACCGACTATCCTCTTTGGCATCCTCATCATCTGCTACTTCATCAGCTTCATCGGATTCAGCTCCCTATTGCGCTTCTTATATCCTCTTTTTGGGCAGCTGGTCGTCTTTTTCCTGGTCATGCTGTTCTATCGCCAATGGCGTGGACGAACACTTTAA
- a CDS encoding MBL fold metallo-hydrolase: MRVTVLGYQSPYPGPAGATPGYLVETDQIRLLLDCGSGVLAQLGKHYPIYELDALILSHYHHDHVADIGVLQYGLMVHQLFGERDPHKPLPIYGPEAPNVNTQSLPYRNATAFYPVQENTDLTLADVHVRFLRTDHGDGDPCYAMRLEAGRKVLLYGADSGPGTNWGSFIREADLFICEGTYLDHNLPKTPNGHLSVRQAAELAEQHACRSLLITHLYHAYDSDEVLRQAVAYTVGNCHVAQIGLQIAL, translated from the coding sequence ATGCGCGTTACTGTCTTAGGTTATCAATCTCCATATCCAGGGCCTGCAGGAGCTACCCCTGGTTATCTCGTTGAAACCGATCAGATCCGTCTCTTGCTTGATTGTGGGAGTGGTGTACTGGCTCAACTAGGGAAGCATTACCCTATCTATGAGCTGGATGCCTTGATTCTTTCCCACTACCATCACGATCATGTGGCGGATATCGGTGTGCTCCAGTATGGCCTCATGGTTCATCAATTGTTTGGAGAGAGAGATCCACACAAGCCTCTCCCCATTTATGGACCCGAAGCGCCAAATGTTAATACGCAATCACTTCCTTATCGAAATGCGACAGCTTTTTACCCGGTACAGGAGAATACTGATTTGACACTAGCCGATGTCCATGTCCGATTTTTACGAACGGATCATGGCGATGGCGATCCTTGCTACGCGATGCGTTTAGAGGCGGGGAGAAAGGTATTGTTATATGGAGCTGATAGTGGGCCAGGTACGAATTGGGGAAGTTTTATCAGAGAGGCAGACCTTTTTATATGTGAAGGGACTTACTTGGATCACAATCTGCCGAAAACGCCTAATGGTCATCTCTCCGTACGGCAAGCAGCAGAACTGGCAGAACAGCATGCCTGCCGGTCCTTACTGATCACTCACCTTTACCACGCTTATGATTCAGATGAAGTATTACGGCAGGCTGTGGCGTATACAGTCGGGAACTGCCATGTTGCACAAATTGGCTTGCAAATAGCCTTGTAG
- a CDS encoding tRNA (mnm(5)s(2)U34)-methyltransferase: MFPNVLEVARKLIKERVKAGETVIDATMGNGNDTLFLAQLVQDTGKVIAYDIQPLAMEKTRERLEREGVAGWVAMRLASHEEIETVEEPVGAIMFNLGYLPGGDKEITTQAASTIRAIESGLRVLRPGGVMTVMIYWGHQAGEAEKAAVESYCQSISQLDYLVLKYQYINQQNQAPFLLAIERREL; encoded by the coding sequence ATGTTTCCAAATGTTTTGGAGGTTGCTCGAAAATTGATAAAGGAGAGAGTGAAGGCTGGGGAAACAGTCATTGATGCGACAATGGGAAACGGAAATGATACTCTATTCCTTGCCCAGCTCGTCCAAGACACTGGTAAAGTAATCGCCTACGACATTCAACCATTGGCAATGGAGAAGACGAGAGAGCGGCTGGAGCGGGAAGGAGTTGCGGGTTGGGTCGCGATGCGTCTCGCGAGTCACGAAGAAATAGAAACTGTGGAAGAGCCTGTAGGGGCCATCATGTTCAATCTCGGGTATCTACCAGGCGGGGATAAAGAAATAACCACTCAGGCTGCCAGCACGATCCGTGCGATCGAGTCAGGACTCCGCGTATTACGTCCGGGAGGCGTGATGACGGTTATGATCTACTGGGGGCACCAGGCAGGAGAAGCGGAAAAAGCAGCTGTAGAATCTTATTGCCAGTCGATCAGTCAATTGGATTACCTCGTTTTGAAATATCAGTACATCAATCAGCAAAACCAAGCGCCCTTTTTACTCGCAATCGAGCGTAGAGAGTTGTAG
- a CDS encoding YheC/YheD family endospore coat-associated protein translates to MNRVGIMLDWGIMQKGMKGYKSYERLTHYVKIGKELGLEPVFFHPFHVLAGDERVHGYFWNGSRLIPRLVQIPRVIHNRVLTGDARARGVIQRLSRKKTVFNGLVVRDKRKVHQMLWKNPQIRMYLPHTVPYSGEQLKQFLEKYRVVYVKPSIGSVGIGVARIERLGNEYHFIASKKRKTMSLKRLMSVVRTWVGGKRFLIQQGIHLARYEGKTFDIRVSVQRNGEREWAVSGMVAKVANQQNKLSNLSRGGRAVPLTTAIAPTIPMDDQKGTLDRIQEAAIVIAKQYAHHFPSLADLGMDMGIDDKGHPYLIEVNVRDQRYSFYKAGEKAMFKQTYRHPMEYAHTLIHEGKKPKKQLA, encoded by the coding sequence GTGAATAGAGTCGGCATTATGTTAGATTGGGGCATTATGCAGAAAGGAATGAAAGGATACAAGTCATACGAGCGCTTGACTCATTATGTCAAAATCGGTAAAGAGCTAGGCTTGGAGCCGGTTTTTTTTCATCCCTTTCATGTTCTTGCTGGCGACGAAAGAGTGCACGGGTACTTTTGGAATGGGAGCAGGCTTATCCCCCGTCTGGTTCAGATCCCACGCGTGATTCATAACCGTGTTTTGACCGGGGATGCGAGAGCACGGGGTGTGATCCAGCGGTTAAGCAGAAAGAAAACGGTCTTTAACGGTTTGGTAGTTCGGGATAAGCGAAAGGTCCATCAGATGCTTTGGAAAAATCCGCAGATTCGCATGTATTTACCACACACGGTGCCTTATTCAGGAGAGCAGCTAAAGCAGTTTTTGGAGAAGTACCGAGTCGTTTACGTGAAGCCTTCGATCGGTTCTGTCGGAATCGGTGTCGCACGAATCGAGAGGCTTGGAAACGAGTATCACTTTATTGCGTCTAAAAAGAGAAAGACCATGTCACTAAAAAGATTGATGTCTGTCGTACGTACCTGGGTAGGAGGCAAGCGCTTCCTCATCCAACAAGGCATTCATTTGGCGAGGTACGAAGGAAAGACCTTTGACATCCGTGTATCCGTTCAAAGAAATGGCGAGCGGGAATGGGCGGTAAGTGGAATGGTCGCCAAAGTTGCCAATCAACAAAACAAACTGAGCAATTTGTCTCGCGGAGGGAGGGCTGTTCCTTTGACGACAGCGATTGCTCCGACGATTCCTATGGACGATCAAAAAGGGACTCTGGACCGCATCCAGGAAGCTGCCATCGTGATTGCAAAGCAGTACGCACATCACTTTCCGTCGCTTGCTGACTTGGGAATGGATATGGGGATCGACGACAAAGGTCATCCCTACTTAATCGAGGTAAACGTCAGGGATCAGCGCTATTCATTTTACAAAGCAGGAGAAAAGGCCATGTTTAAGCAGACGTACCGACATCCGATGGAATATGCTCATACGCTGATTCATGAAGGAAAAAAACCGAAAAAGCAGCTTGCCTGA